DNA from Nocardioides seonyuensis:
GGGCCGTCGCTCTGCGACAGGAAGCCGAAGCCCTTCTCCGCGTCGTACCACTTCACCTTGCCACTGGGCACGGGTCCACTCCGCTCTGGTCGTTCTGCGCCACGCCGGGTCTGCGCGAGGGCCTGGCCGGGCCACGCGCGCCGCAAGGATAGTGCGTGTCAGGTCGGGGCGAGACCTTCGTTCAACGAACCTGACCGGAATCCCCGTGGGTCGAGCCGTGCGCTGGAGAATCCCGCGCTCAGCACGGCCGCGCAGACGGCCTCGGCAGCAGCGGTGCCCTCGGCGACCTCGGACGTCAGGAGGCCCCGGTCGAGCTCGATGCGCGCCTCCTCACCGAGGTCGCGCACCCGCAGGTCGCGCACGGCGACCCCGTGGGCGCCCAGTGCCTCGCGGGCGGCCAGCTCTGCACGCTCCACCCGCGCCAGGCGGTGGGACGTGACCTCGATGCCGTAGGCGATGCGCGAGCTCAGGCAAGCAGCTGCAGGCTTGTCCCACGTCGGCAACGCCCACCTCCGCGACAGCAGACGCACGTCGTCCTTGGTCAGCCCGGCGTCGAGCAGCGGCGTGACTGCGCCACGCTCGGCAGCGGCCCTGATGCCGGGCCTGAAGCCCGCGACCGCATCGTCGGCGTTGGTGCCGGTGGCGACGTGCTCGATGCCGAGCGACGCGGCGAGCGGCTGGAGCGTCTCGATCAGCTCCGCCTTGCAGAAGTAGCACCGGTCGCCGGAGTTGGAGCGGTAGCCCTCGCGCTCGATCTCATGTGTCTGAGGCGTCACCAGGCGCACGCCCAGCGATTCGGCGAAGGCCCTTCCCGGGTCCCGCTCGACCAGCGGGAGGGAGTGGGAGTAGCCGGTGGCCGCCACGACGCGACCGGCGCCGAGCACTCGCACCGCCGCTGCCAGGAGGAGGGCCGAGTCGGCTCCCCCGCTGAAGGCCACGACGACCGACCCGAGCTCGCGGAGCCTGCTCTCGAGCGCGAGAGCCCGCTCATCGAGTCGTCCCTCGACGTCCGCCTCGACGTCCGCCTGCGTGCCCATCCTCCCAGCCTAGGACCGGACCCTTTGCTTTTCGTGCCGGGCTGCTGCCAGCATGGCGACGTGGGGTTCGTGAGGCTCGACCGCTGCTGCCGGTCGGCCGGCCGGTGGCTGGTCGGCTGCTCGGCCCTGCTCGCCCTCGTGACCCTCCCCCACGCACCTGCTGGCGCTGGCGCCGGCGCCTCGACGGAGACCCCGCCGCCCGGCCTGTCGCTCGTCACGCTGACCGGCCCGGGCACCGCGGCCACCGGGGACCGTGGCAGCGCCGCCGACCTGCTGGCACGCCAGGACGCCGTGCTCTCGCGCATCGGCGGTCCCGACCCCGTCTACCGCTGGACGACGGCCCTGAACGGCTTCGCCGTCGAGCTCACACCTGACCAGCGCGCTGCCCTCGAGGGGGACCCCCAGGTGTCGCTGGTCGAGGACAACGAGGTGCGCCCGCTCGCCAGCGCCACCACGGCATCGGCCGAGCGCGCCCTGTCGTCCGCACCGAGGATGCGCGGGGGCGCAGGAGTGGTCATCGGCCTGGTCGACACCGGGATCGACACCGGCTCCCCGGTGTTCGCGGCCGTCCCGGGGCTGGGTCGCGACCCGGGCGGCTTCCGCGGCACCTGCCGCGGCGGGGAGGAATGGTCGGCCGGCTCCTGCAACCGCAAGCTCGTCGGCGCCCAGTGGTTCGTCGACGGGTTCGGAGCCGAGCGGATCCGATCCTCCGAGGTGCTCTCCGCCCGGGACACCCTCGGCCACGGCACCCAGGTCGCCTCGGTGGCTGCGGGCAACGCCCGCGTCAGTGTCCGGGTCGACGGACGCGACGCGGGCCAGTTCGGCGGGGTGGCCCCCCAGGCCCGGGTCGCCGCCTACAAGGCCTGCTGGGGCGCCCCGGACCCGGCAGACGACGGCTGTGCCACCGCTGACGTGGTGGCCGCCGTCGACCAGGCGGTCCGCGACGGCGTCGACGTCCTGAACCTCGCGATCGCGGGTGGATCGGGCATCGACACCCTCCAGAGAGCCCTGCTGGGCGCGGCCGAGGCAGACATCGTCACGGTGGGGGCTGCAGGCAACGAAGGTCGTGACTCCTACGCCGCCCACCCGGCACCGTGGGTCACCACCGTGGGCTCGACCGTCGGCAAGCTGGCTCGGGGGACCCTGCGCATCGTCGGCGGGCCTGACCTGGTGGGAGGAGGCCGCCTCGACGACGTGGCCGGCCCAGTCGTCCAGGGGGCCGACGCGCGCGCCCGTGGGGCATCGCGGCGCGACGCACGGTTGTGCCTCCCCGGCTCCCTCGACGCGAGGAAGGTGGCGGGTCGCGTAGTCGTGTGCGAGCGAGGCGGCCTGGCCCGCGTCGCCAAGTCCGAGGCGGTCAGCCAGGCCGACGGTGTCGGCATGGTCCTGGTCAACATCCGCCCCGGAGGCGTGTCCGCCGACTTCCACGAGGTCCCCACGGTCCACCTCTCCGTCGACGACGGCCGCACCTTGCGCCGCTGGCTGCGCACCCACGACACGACCCGGGTCAAGCTGCTGCGATCACCCGGCGCCACCGACGTACGACGCCTGCCCTCCTGGAGCGCTGCCGGGGACCCCCGCGGGCCGGTGCTCAAGCCGGATCTCGTCGCGCCCGCCGAGTCGGTCCTCGCGGCGACCCCCGACTCCCCGGACGGGAGCTGGGGGGTCTTCTCCGGGAGCTCGGCCGCCGCGGCCCACGTGACGGGGACAGCCGCGGTGCTCCGCTCCCGGCACGACTGGTCCGCCTCGACGGTCCGCTCCGTGCTGTCCTCCTCCACCAGACCGGTGCGCAGCAGCTCGGTCTTCGACCGGGGTGCAGGAACCCTCACCGCAGAACCCGACACCTCCCACCTCGGGCTCGAGGTCTCACGCCGCGCGTGGCGACGCGCTCTCGAGTCCGGGCACTGGGAGCGGCTCAACGTCCCCTCGCTGCTGCTGCCCGACGTGAGAGGCACCGCGACCAGGACGGTCACCAACGTGGGTTCCAGGGCGGAGTACTTCTCGGTGACGGCTCGAGGCTTCACCTCGCACCGCGTGGTCGTGCGACCGCTGGCGCTGCGCCTCGCACCGGGCGAGTCGGCGACGTTCCGCGTGACCGTCAGCCGCACCCGTCCGGGCGTCGGTCCCGACGACGGGGAGATCACCTGGCTCGGCGCGCGGGGTGGGACCACCAGGATCCCCGTCGCGGTGACCCGCTGAGTCAGCCCTCGCGCGAGACCACCATGTGCCGGTCACCGAAGACCACCGTGTCGCCGTCGACCAGCGTCGCGGCCCGGCCCGGGGAGAGCTGGCGCGAGACGCCCTGCCGGACGAGGGTGCTGCCGTTGGTCGACCCGCGGTCCATGACGACGAGGGCACCGTCGGCAGCGGGCCCGAACTGCGCATGGGTCTTGGACACCGACATGTCGGCCGAGGCGAGGGGGACCAGTCGGGAGACGTCCTCACCGGCACGCGGCTCGGGCCGACGTCCCACCAGCACCACGCCGTCCACGGTGAAGCTCTGGCCGTCGTCGAAGCGCACCCGCCACCGCGGTGCTGGAGGGGACCCGGGGGCCAGGTGCTGGCTCGCCGGCGGGGGTGCTGCGTGCCGTGGGGCCGACGGCGGTACCTGCATCGGGGCAGGCATCGGCGCGGACATCGGTGGAGGCGCTGCGTGCTGTGGCGCCGGCTGGGGCATCGGCGGCGACGTCGGCTGGGGCGCCGACTGGGGCATCGGCCGGGGCACCGACTGGGCCGGCGCCTGACGACGCATCGAGTGCTCCACGGACCGGGTCGGCGGAACCAGGGCCTCCACCGGCGGTGCTGGGACGAGCCGCATCGCAGTGAGGTTGACGATGTGACGAGGAGCGTCCTGCTGCCCCTCCTCCTGCACCTCGGGAGCGGGGCGGACGTCCACGACCACCGAGCCGGCCAGGTGGTCGTGCCACCCGCGACGCTGGCTGCCGCGGTCCTCCACCGCGGTCCAGGCGAGGGTCGCGACCCCGATCCCGAAGGTCGGCAGCCCGGACAGCGCCAGGACCAGCGAGCGCACCAGCGCCGGACCTGCCCCGATGGGGGTGCCGGTGCCGTGGTGGACGACGCGCAGGCCACGCGCGGCCTTGCCCGGCGAGCTGCCGTTGACGCCGATCGCGATGGCCATGGCGAGCCAGACCACGACGAGCGCGATGACGACGGCTGCCACGATCGACCACGGCTCGTCACCGAGCGCCACCCAGGTGAGGACGCCGACCAGTGCCGGGATTCCCCACGAGAACAGGCGATCGATGGCGAACGCCTGGAAGCGCCGCTCCAGCTGTGCCACCGGGAGCTGCGTCAGCGGTGGCTGCCAATCCGGCCGAGGGCCATAGGGGCGGGGGGTGGGAGGAAGGCTCACGTCTGCAGTCGTCCGCTCGGGTCGATCAGGGGTTGGTGACCTGGATGGTCACCCCGTCGCCGAGGTCGAGGACGGCCCCGGGCACCAGGCTCACGGCGATCCCGGGCCGGAGGTCCTCCGGGGGCAGCCCCGGCTGCATCAGCACGGTGCCGTTGGTGGACCCCAGGTCGGTGACGATGGCCATGCCGTGGTCGGCACCGGCGCCGGGGCGGACCTCCAGGTGCGTGGAGGAGATCTCCTGGTTGGGGCTGGGGAGCGTGAGCAGCCTCGGCTGGTCGTGCGAGGCGAAACGTCGGGCCTCAGGTGCACGGCCGGCCAGGATGACCCGGTCGACGTCCACGACGTCGCCGGTCGAGAACACGAGCTTGGCCACCGGTCGGGAGAGGACGGCGGGAGCAACCTCCTGGCCGGGGACGGGCGGCCGGGTGAACTCCTGGGCCGGAGCCCCTGCGCGGGTCTCCCCGTCACGGTCGGACAAGTCGTCGTGGGGGTGTGGCTCGTCGACGGGGGCCGGCTCCCCTGCGGGGCTTGGCTCCTCGACAGGGGCCGACGCCACGACAGGCTCGGACTCGACGACAGGGGCGGGGCTGACCACTGGAACGTGCTCCTCGGCGCGCGGCGACGGCTCCGCCGGTTCGGAGCTGTGCGGGCCATCGGTGACGTGCTGCTGCTCGGGCTCCTCCTCGGCCGCCTCCACTCCGGAGGCAGCGTTGCAGGCGCCGACCTCGACCACCGAGATGCGGGCGATGCCGGAGGTGAGGGACGAGTCGACGAGGGCCGACGCACCGTCAGCCACCTGCAGCCGGACCCCGGTCGCGCCGGTGATCAGCTGCTCGTTCCAGGTGGTGCCCGGGACGGCTGCGACGGTGACCTCGGACCCAGGAGTGCTCACGAGGGCAGTGACCGCCCCCCGCACGAGGACGCGGGCGGCACCGTCGGACTCGCTGACCATCGCCAGGTCGCTCAGCGTGCGGACACCGCCGGCCACGACGGCGTCGAGGAGCTCGTCGGCACCGGCCCCGCCATCGGCGAGCTCCCACAACGCAGCCACCCGCGAACGCGCCGAGGGAGGGAGCACCAAGGTCACGGCCTCGCCGCAGACGGCGTACCACTCCCCCGGCGAGAACCGCCGGTCGCGGGCAGGTGCACTCACTGTCGTCCCCCAAGCTTGCTCTCGAGACTCTCGCGCTGACGCGCGGCGTCGTAGGTCGTGTCGCGCACCAATCCCACCACATCGACGACGACCGCCGTCGCGTTGTCGCGGCCGCCTGCCTCGAGAGCGGCGCGGACCAGCGCGTCGGCGGCATCACGCGGGTCGGCGACGGTGTTGAGGATGTGCTCGATGGCGCCGTCGTCGATCATGCCGCTCACGCCGTCACTGCACAGCAGCAGTCGCTCCGCCGCTGCCAGCGGGAGCAGGAAGAAGTCGGGGTCGATCCCCTCGGGGCTGCCCAACGCCCGGGTGATCACGTGGCGCTCGGGATGGCTGGCCGCCTCGTCACTGCTGATCTCGCCGGCGTCGAGCAGCTCCTGCACGACGGAGTGGTCCACGCTGACCTGGTCGAGCTCCCCGTCGCGCAGCCGGTAGATGCGCGAGTCGCCGAGGTTGGCGAGCAACCACTTGGTCTCACCGTCGTCCTCGGCGAGGGCCGCCACGACCGCCGTCGTGCCGGCGTGCCAGCCGGGCGCGGTGGCGCGTTGGGCCTGGGTGTACTCCACGATGCGGGCCTGGGCCCGCACGAACGCGTCGGCTACCTGCTCGGCGCCGCGGGTGGGGTCGTACTCGTGGCTCAACCGCTCGAACTCCTCCACCACGAGCCGGCTTGCCACGTCGCCGCCGGAATGACCCCCCATGCCATCGGCGACGACGAAGACCGGCGGCGCCACGAGAAGGGAGTCCTCGTTGACCTTGCGGACCAGACCCACGTCGCTCGCCGAGCCGTGGTGGAGGTCGACCGGCCTCATGCGCGCCACTCGTGACGACACGTCATGCTCATGCTGACCTCTTCGTGCTCTGGATGGCTCCGCGTCCGGGACTGGCGAGTAGCGTAGAAGGGATGTCCAGTCCCATGCGGGAGGCGCCCGCCCGAACCCTCGCCGAGCAGCTGCGCCGCTGGCCCGACGAGCGTCTCGTCGCGCTGCTCCGCGACCGTCCCGACCTCGCCACGCCTGCTCCTCACGACTCCTCGCAGCTGGCCTCCCGGGCCGCCACCCGCTCCTCGATCCACCGCGCCCTCGATGGACTGACCCACCTGGAGCTCTCCGTCCTAGATGCCCTCCTGGTGGCAGGTCAAACCACGTCCGAGCAGGTGATCTCCCTTGTCCGCGCGGATCCCGGGACGGTGTCCGGAGCGCTCGACCGGCTCCTCGGGCTCGCCCTGGCCTGGGAGGCACCCGGCGGCCTGCGCGCGCTCAGCGGCGTGGGCGAGGCGTTGGGCACCCATGCAGGGACCAGCGGGCTACGCCCCTTCTCGGCGGACCCGGCCGACGCCGCCGCCATCTCCCAGCGGCTCGATGCCCTCTCACCGGGTGCTCGTGCGTTGCTCGAGCACGTGGACGCCCACGGCGGCGAGGGCACCACCGGGAGTGCTCGTCGTACTGTCTCGCCGGCGGATGCCAGCACCCCGGTCGAGGAGCTCATCGCCCACCGGCTGCTCATCCCGCGCGACACAGGCACTCTCGTCCTGCCCGGCGAGGTCGGGGTCGTGCTGCGAGGCGGACGCACCACGGTCGAGCCCGTCGACGCCGTGCCGGAGGTGGCCACCACCTCCCGCGAGCCGGCCCTCGTCGAGCGTGCGGCCGCCGGCGCTGCATTCGACGCCGTACGACGTGTGGAGCTGCTGCTGGACCGGTGGGGAGTGGCACCGCCGGGAGTCCTCCGCAGTGGGGGCCTCGCCGTCCGCGACCTCAAGGCAGTGGCGCGCGACCTGCACGTCGACGAGTCACAGGCCGCCTTCCTGGTCGAGCTCGCCGCGGGAGCGGAACTGCTGGCCGAGAGTCCCGGTACCGAGGGAGAGCTCGCGTGGGTGCCCACCGACGAGTTCGACGCATGGACGGCACGCCCGACGGCCGAGCGCTGGGCCGCCCTGGTGTCGGGGTGGCTCACCAGCAGCCGTGTCCCTTCCCTGGTCGGCGGCCGCGACCAGGCCGGACGGTCGTGGAACGCACTGGCACCCGACCTCGCGAGCGGGTTGGCCGAGCCGGCTCGACGCCTCACCCTCGCGATCCTCGCGGAGCTCGCGCCCGGGGAGACCCTGGCTACCGGGACCGGCACCCCGTCGGTGGTCGCCCATGCCAGGTGGTTGCGCCCCCGCAGGCCGGCCGTGCACGACGACCTCGTCGCGGCGACGGTCGAGGAGGCAGCCGCGCTGGGCGTCACCGGCGCGGGCGGCCTGTCCCGGGCGGGCAGGCTGGTCGCCGAGGGAGAGATGGGCGAGGCAGCACGAGCCATCGCGGAGGAGCTGCCCCGGCCGGTCGACCACGTGCTGCTCCAGGCCGACCTGACGGCTGTCGCCCCCGGTCCGCTCGAGGCCGAGCTGGCGCGCCAGCTGCACTTCCTCGCCGATGTGGAGTCCCGCGGGGGCGCCACCGTCTACCGGTTCACGCAGGACTCCGTGCGACGAGCCTTCGATGCCGGCTGGGCCGCGGTGCAGGTGCACGACTTCGTCGCCTCGGTCTCGCGCACGCCGGTGCCGCAGCCGTTGACCTACCTCGTCGACGACGTCGCCCGCACCTTCGGGAACATCCGGGTGGGCCACGCCGAGGCCTTCCTGCGCGCCGACGACGAGGCCGCGCTGGCCGCGCTCGTGCACGACCCTCGGGCCGCGTCCCTCGGCCTGCGGCTGCTGGCCCCCACCGTCGTCGTCAGCACCGCCCCTCTCGACGTGCTGCTCCCCCGCCTGCGGGAGCTCGGCACGGCCCCGGTGGTCGAGGCCCCCGACGGCACCGTCCGGGTCGCACGCCCTGACCTCAAGCGGGCGCGACGACGGCGAGGACGCCAGGCGGCCGGCGCGCTCGAGGCACGCAAGGAGGCCCAGGTCCACGCCGTGGTGACCGCGATCCGCGCCGGGGACGTCGCCAGCGCCACCCGGCCGGCGCTCGTCGAGGCCACCACCCCGACCGGGGCCCTGAGCGCGCTCAGGGAGGCGATCGAGGCCGGGGGCACCGTCGTCATCGGCTACGTCGACAACCACGGCACGTCCAGCGAGCGAGTCGTCGACCCGCTGCGCCTGGACGGCGGCCGACTCACTGCTCGGGACCACCGCGCCGACATCACCCGCGAGTTCACCGTGCACCGCATCACCACGGTCCGACCCGCGACAGGCGGCACGCCAGCCGGGTGACGGAGGCTCCGTAGAGTGTGGGAGTGACCGACGGCCCCCTCATCGTCCAGAGCGACAAGACCCTCCTG
Protein-coding regions in this window:
- a CDS encoding S8 family serine peptidase gives rise to the protein MGFVRLDRCCRSAGRWLVGCSALLALVTLPHAPAGAGAGASTETPPPGLSLVTLTGPGTAATGDRGSAADLLARQDAVLSRIGGPDPVYRWTTALNGFAVELTPDQRAALEGDPQVSLVEDNEVRPLASATTASAERALSSAPRMRGGAGVVIGLVDTGIDTGSPVFAAVPGLGRDPGGFRGTCRGGEEWSAGSCNRKLVGAQWFVDGFGAERIRSSEVLSARDTLGHGTQVASVAAGNARVSVRVDGRDAGQFGGVAPQARVAAYKACWGAPDPADDGCATADVVAAVDQAVRDGVDVLNLAIAGGSGIDTLQRALLGAAEADIVTVGAAGNEGRDSYAAHPAPWVTTVGSTVGKLARGTLRIVGGPDLVGGGRLDDVAGPVVQGADARARGASRRDARLCLPGSLDARKVAGRVVVCERGGLARVAKSEAVSQADGVGMVLVNIRPGGVSADFHEVPTVHLSVDDGRTLRRWLRTHDTTRVKLLRSPGATDVRRLPSWSAAGDPRGPVLKPDLVAPAESVLAATPDSPDGSWGVFSGSSAAAAHVTGTAAVLRSRHDWSASTVRSVLSSSTRPVRSSSVFDRGAGTLTAEPDTSHLGLEVSRRAWRRALESGHWERLNVPSLLLPDVRGTATRTVTNVGSRAEYFSVTARGFTSHRVVVRPLALRLAPGESATFRVTVSRTRPGVGPDDGEITWLGARGGTTRIPVAVTR
- the larE gene encoding ATP-dependent sacrificial sulfur transferase LarE; its protein translation is MGTQADVEADVEGRLDERALALESRLRELGSVVVAFSGGADSALLLAAAVRVLGAGRVVAATGYSHSLPLVERDPGRAFAESLGVRLVTPQTHEIEREGYRSNSGDRCYFCKAELIETLQPLAASLGIEHVATGTNADDAVAGFRPGIRAAAERGAVTPLLDAGLTKDDVRLLSRRWALPTWDKPAAACLSSRIAYGIEVTSHRLARVERAELAAREALGAHGVAVRDLRVRDLGEEARIELDRGLLTSEVAEGTAAAEAVCAAVLSAGFSSARLDPRGFRSGSLNEGLAPT
- a CDS encoding PP2C family protein-serine/threonine phosphatase; the protein is MRPVDLHHGSASDVGLVRKVNEDSLLVAPPVFVVADGMGGHSGGDVASRLVVEEFERLSHEYDPTRGAEQVADAFVRAQARIVEYTQAQRATAPGWHAGTTAVVAALAEDDGETKWLLANLGDSRIYRLRDGELDQVSVDHSVVQELLDAGEISSDEAASHPERHVITRALGSPEGIDPDFFLLPLAAAERLLLCSDGVSGMIDDGAIEHILNTVADPRDAADALVRAALEAGGRDNATAVVVDVVGLVRDTTYDAARQRESLESKLGGRQ
- a CDS encoding RDD family protein, with product MAQLERRFQAFAIDRLFSWGIPALVGVLTWVALGDEPWSIVAAVVIALVVVWLAMAIAIGVNGSSPGKAARGLRVVHHGTGTPIGAGPALVRSLVLALSGLPTFGIGVATLAWTAVEDRGSQRRGWHDHLAGSVVVDVRPAPEVQEEGQQDAPRHIVNLTAMRLVPAPPVEALVPPTRSVEHSMRRQAPAQSVPRPMPQSAPQPTSPPMPQPAPQHAAPPPMSAPMPAPMQVPPSAPRHAAPPPASQHLAPGSPPAPRWRVRFDDGQSFTVDGVVLVGRRPEPRAGEDVSRLVPLASADMSVSKTHAQFGPAADGALVVMDRGSTNGSTLVRQGVSRQLSPGRAATLVDGDTVVFGDRHMVVSREG
- a CDS encoding helicase-associated domain-containing protein, producing the protein MSSPMREAPARTLAEQLRRWPDERLVALLRDRPDLATPAPHDSSQLASRAATRSSIHRALDGLTHLELSVLDALLVAGQTTSEQVISLVRADPGTVSGALDRLLGLALAWEAPGGLRALSGVGEALGTHAGTSGLRPFSADPADAAAISQRLDALSPGARALLEHVDAHGGEGTTGSARRTVSPADASTPVEELIAHRLLIPRDTGTLVLPGEVGVVLRGGRTTVEPVDAVPEVATTSREPALVERAAAGAAFDAVRRVELLLDRWGVAPPGVLRSGGLAVRDLKAVARDLHVDESQAAFLVELAAGAELLAESPGTEGELAWVPTDEFDAWTARPTAERWAALVSGWLTSSRVPSLVGGRDQAGRSWNALAPDLASGLAEPARRLTLAILAELAPGETLATGTGTPSVVAHARWLRPRRPAVHDDLVAATVEEAAALGVTGAGGLSRAGRLVAEGEMGEAARAIAEELPRPVDHVLLQADLTAVAPGPLEAELARQLHFLADVESRGGATVYRFTQDSVRRAFDAGWAAVQVHDFVASVSRTPVPQPLTYLVDDVARTFGNIRVGHAEAFLRADDEAALAALVHDPRAASLGLRLLAPTVVVSTAPLDVLLPRLRELGTAPVVEAPDGTVRVARPDLKRARRRRGRQAAGALEARKEAQVHAVVTAIRAGDVASATRPALVEATTPTGALSALREAIEAGGTVVIGYVDNHGTSSERVVDPLRLDGGRLTARDHRADITREFTVHRITTVRPATGGTPAG